The sequence taaatatttgctatatatattgtttgtaataaaaatattttttatttttacctttcattttttcctttcgttttttccatttgtatatttttattttggtgtttaatttttttgtttttaactttataatattttaagtgtaatattttttttttttttttgtgatataattattattcatatttgcTTAGATATGTAATATCTTCTTAtcgtaaaaataaataatcgTTGCTATTTACGTTAATGCAccttatttacaaaaatatcaaaaaaatctctattattaatttgtttaaaatattctaaaaaTGTGTTATTACTCTTTATGTTTCACAAAGATgcaaataataagaataaaaatagtacGCACAGATTAAGCTCTTAAATGTTAAgtaagatatataaaaaaataataatctaatttattattaattcctTTTTCGTAATTTTACATCATATTGAGAGTATTAACAATATGAAACTGATGTTTAGTATGAATCAATATATAGTTATcaagataaaaagaaaaaaattaaataaaaaaattaattaaaatttcttatttattatgtataaattataatgaaatagGATTTAGCGCAtttaagaattaaaaatggCAACAATTATTTAcgatattttaatgaatactAAAAGGTTATGTAttagtatattatttataaaatgctaaaattatttgaatgaATAAAGCTTGATAATAACtcaaatattgtaaaatacataacattatgtatatatggcACATTTAATATAGTTTACCCCAGCAAAAGCATTGTGAGaaagtaatataattattctcaattttttttacgtgAGCAGTGTGATAAATACTACATcccatatatttatttatattttcagaaaatacaaaacatttgtacattttcgaaattatcatttactatatatatagtatattcattcgttttcatttaaatttggACTTACGTTATCATTTtgttgaaaatataaaaagtaataatatagttCCTCTATTTCTACCTTTTGGAGATAatcaatataatttttttttttttaaattactttattaaaaaacaaataatattgtacatttatatttatgtacttcacataatataataatattaatcattaataaaatgtacgTTATGTTTTATGATAGTTCTTATATGCAGAGAAgtaaaatagtaaatttcCTTTGCGTTAACCTGGAGGGAAAAGAAATGAAGCAATTTTGTAATTgcaataagtatatatatatttttttttttatatatttccaaTATAACTAATTAAACATTTcaacaataaatatttatttttatatgtaagaaTATAGAACATAATTATCAAATTTGTTGTATATAgtaatttgtaaaatttcTCCTTAATAcacttaaatttttattctgtaatatatattcaaggTTGATATCAACTTGTATGGTATTCAAAATAAGGATGAatagttatattatatttttttaattgtatcttatgaaaaacaattataagtagttattacaattatatattattattgcatatatcatatgcttacatatatatatcttatttttctataaattaATTGTAAAATTCCCCAAAGGAtgataaagtaaatatttcaaaataaattatgtttattcACAGTGGGAATTATtcattgtattatatatttttataacggtcgtacatatatatataggacttcttttaaataacatttgacaaaaaaatttcactTGTATTATgcgttattttttatttgtagtGTTAATCACTAttattcatcttttttttttttactttcatttttaaatattcatgtTACGAGGTGTAGCAGtactattataatataagcTTGAACTATGATTAAAGAAAAACGTTTGCTACGAAATAGTTACTTaccttaaaaaattaacatgtagaagtacataatttatgaacatataactggatttattttttttacaaatgaatatttatatattcatatgtcGTATTATTCCATTAGGTTAACATGTCTGGTGGTAAAGCTGATTCTTCAGAATTTTCATGTGAAGaggtatatattcatttatcattaaaaaagagTTATTGTTAGCTAAttattttagtatattttattacaggACAgcgaaaaaaatttattcaatataaccatttacaaaattatataaatttttgttcttaATATTTAGGGAAGTTTATTTAAGGGATCTACCGTGTGCGAAGTATACGAAAAATTGAATAATGGGATGAGTAGTATTGAAGAATGCTCTGATTGTAATACATATTGCAGtgaatttaataataaaaagggcactaaaaaaatatatcccgatgattttgaaaatacttgtaaaaagatattacgaaatttattcaaattatCTGATGTTTTAAAAAGCGAGAAAAGCGCAAGAGATCGCTGTTCATATTTAAGTTACTGGACATATGAAcaattatggaaaaaatttacaaatccAAATTCTGAAGAAGCCAGAGcaagtatacataaattacaTGAAGTGCTATTAAAgtttaataatatagaaaaattaaggaATCAACCTTGTCATATTTATTTGACTGAATCTTTTGCTAGtttgaaagagaaaaaagaactgcatgattttttcaaaagttttgattatttgaaaaataaacttaAATCTGTTACAAgtgaaaaagagaaatattgTGAATACATTACTAGAATTTTAGAACTATATAAACAGAATATAAGGGACTGCTgcacttatttttttgagaATTCCTCGAGGAACACCTGtgaagaatatttaaaatgtgaaaaacGGTATTATCCTTATGAACTACTATCTATTTTAGATTGCTCCTCCAAATCATCTTATAAAAAACCTGAAGAATTTTTTGAAGAATTAGCTATTGATCGTGAGGTTATACTCAGAAGTAGATATTCCAATGAATTAACATGTCAAGGATTTATGTGTGATCCTTTCAGAGTTGTAATAACAATTGGTTTTGCACTTTTGGGAATATTTTTCCTgcatttcttatattataaagtaaataaaaatcctctttaatatataaataattttcatatcactttatataattcatttccCTTAAGAATAtctaattattaaataaaaaaaattatttatattttttattaatcatTTGATTATTAGATCACTCATTCTGGAACTAAATCGTATGACgatatatatggatataaaaatgtttataattttctagTATCTCGGGATACAGCATTTGAGGAAAGATTACAACGTGAGCATGATATTTCACCAAGAAGGGGAATTAATCTAGCTTATTATAGTacttaaaacattttttttttaatttcgtAAATATTGGAAAATTGTGCAGGATATGACTATTaagatacatataaattGTCTTCTATACTGAAAtgagaataaataaaaaaaaaattaaattaaattaaataaaaagataacagaatttacatatacatgtatatgtaaataacaGCTTGTCTGTGTCAGAAACTAATAAATGTCTTAACACTCTTTTTATGAAGACCTCGTTTTTAAATCcttaatatacattaatctgagacgtatatatgtaatctTAATACTTGTATTATGGAAGTAAATATTAAGACGCAAACTATTGTTTTAAAGAAACAATTAgctttcatatataaaaaatatttgttaatttgaTTCACATGTATTAACGGagaaacatataataaaaaaaaaatatagaaggtagcaaaataatgaaaaataaattgatttTTTGGGGTATATTAACATACCAACATGTTTACTGAAGCaagaagtaaaaattattactttacagaaatattttcaaaaacgaatagatgtatgtatgtgttatTTGAACtgctttttaatatatgcattcaaagtagttaatatatatatataggcgGTTACTTTATTAGATCGTCActtgaatatatgtataaccaaagatattatttttaatttcattaagaatttattttgatagtctttttatattaatcgtgaactaataatttttgataCATAACTGTTTCATTGTAATGTGCATAAATTTtgatctttattttttttaaaataataaatgtttataatcatataggtaaatatttttcccatatgtacatttttacaataatcgttgcataatatatatcttttattaaaggtttatttatataaataatattcaaGGGACTGATACCTTGTATATGTTagacattttatttataaattcatttcTACCAAGTTGTAAAAGTtctttcttctatttttggTTTTATCcgttttacattattttggTATATTTGCATCATTAACAGtaatatttgttaaatattcaattttttcgtGTCCTTCATTagtaatcattttttatttcatctaattttttaattccctCGTTCATTAACTAATGAACATGCAatatttataacttttatcattactatatatcaaattatcatataataaacaatacattcatattattactgAGGGTTTggattgttttatttattttatgctcCCCTTTATGTCATCTTTATTcgttttttctattttaacaGAGTTTTTAGTATTCGTTACATTTTTCTTACATGCgtttttgcatatattttttttttatcttttatgcatttataatAACATGACTCTTTTCAACTGCTTACGGtgtctaatatatatattttttattttaaacttttcctacaatatttacatttaaattcatatattttgattCTTCAAATGTAAATtctttacattatttttttttcatcgtACTTGTcttatttaatgtatatatttatattgaacattttttttcactatttTCGGGTTTTTAAATTAGTGAACAAAGTATTATATAGCGAGTCTAATACTCTGCCTGATTGTTATATTCtagtttttctttattttttttatgtatagttttttttttgtatttgttCTAAATTATCTCTctgttcattatttattgatCCGTTAATTCTAACTTATAACtgatttacttttatatgagttatatctatatatgatTCATAGTCACATTTAATATCAGATGATGAATTTGATAAAGATTTgtttatactttattttttaccatCTTCAGTTTTATCAATTGTACCAGCAGAATCTACTGCTAATATTTGATGTGATGCTACTTGTTCCTTTATTTCTTCTACTTCTTccacattattattatttattaatttatttttagaattaCTACACTGTATATTTAACTTTGCATcatcttttttatcatttgtattactatttattttatatactcctttatttttgttaaattctCTCATCATCATTCTTATGGAATCTTTTTCATTTGCGTCAtctaatttctttttaatattagcAGCATGTATTATGGatgtatttttatcattttttaggTTGCCTGTTTCTACtctattatcattatttataggatttatatgtgtattattttcttttacctAATCTTCTTTCTCCATTCCAAAATATTCTTCACCTTTGTAATTTTGTAtctccttattttttctactttttaGGATGGGACTGTTCATTTcgattatgtttttttttttttgatatctATGTTTTTTTAGCTGAATTTATTTCTCGCTTTCATTCTTTTAAGCATGTATCGAAATTTgattccttattttttatatgctcCTCTTTTTTGCACTGTTCTAATACTatcataaatatgaatatacacattttgtcattaattttttttttttttttttttatacttatataattcttcgAAATTCTGATTGTGTTTCAGTTGCCCTATATTTGTTAGTGATAAATTATTTCCAGCTTCTACATTTTCATATTGTTTTCCACTTTCTCTATTTCTTCTATGAATCCGTTAAAGTACGTCTGTTCAATATAGTGCTCTATTAACTtgtccttttttaaaatttactgTTTCCATATATCTTTGTCTCTTTCTAAAAGTGGAAAGTTGTGATTTTCattagaatatttatttttttaatttttccatttcatgtatataagctagttttattttccattcatttttcaaattattaaatgagtccacttttttcaatttttgagaaatatttctatatattttaatccATTAATTCCATAaaactttttccttttcaatGTTGTTTCTACTTTTAATGTTTtgcattattatttcattatttgtcAAGTTACGATAAGACCAATATTCCTCTTTTTCCAACTAGTCTAGGCaaatttctaaaaattgTACTTTGTTGAATTCCCATTCTTCTTTTCTGTAATTTTCTATCACTTccatatgtatgtttataataatcttagttctttccttttttgggGGGATTTTCTTATATGTCTTATcgatttattctttttatggTTTCTTCATCATCTTTCTTTTCATCATCGTGTGGAATAATATACATTGgatgttttaaattatcacttgctgaatattttttggtaCTTTCTAAATTTGATGGTAGTgctaacatttttatatattaccgTTTATGTcgtcttttcttttttttattaatgaaaagtGATCCGGTAAAAGTGTTCTAAAAAGTACGAAgaaaacatattattatgcaATTTTATGTAGTAATCAAAATATTGATCATAATATAGTACTTAAGCTTTATTTTGCCTTAATTATAAGGAAAGATgcaataataattacaaagGTTATTATATTAGTTGATGCACTCATTTTAGGGGAAACCAGAGAATTATCCTAATTTCGTTGTAACATTAGCGTCATTACCCTTTTGAtctataaatacatttaagcataaacataatatttaatgcagttatttcaaataattataagtTGAATCTATTTTACCTGGAATACTACCGAGTAATTGGGTATCAGCATAATCACCTCTAATAGTTAGGCATGTATCATTAAAAGAATCAAAATCTACGGTATGCGGGAATCCTTCCAAAGGTATTTGCGATTCTTGGGATGATATACTTTCTATAGATATTCTAGAACCCGTTGGAAAACTAGAAGTTGAATGACCAGAATGATAATCATTAATTGAAATATCAGATGTAAAGGTTTCAATTTGGATAAGGGTTCCATTATTTTCTGGAACTTCTGATAGAGAATCAACTTTAGCTCTTTCTGGGTCTTGGGTTAGCAAAGAATCCTAagtatctatatattttgcatatCATGTTTGTTTTGTATCTACTTCATCTTATACAGCTTTTGGAGGTGAGGCATCCACTGCAGACTTCTCAGTAGACTCTGTTTCTGGAGAATCTTCAGAAGGTTCATTTGCTGTAGGATATTTAGATCCTAATTGATATCCATTAGCAGTTTCGAATGGATCAGATAGAGATACCGAAGGAGGTTCTACATTTTCAGGAACTGGCTTTCGTGGAACCTTACCTCTGTCctaaatataaattgaatTCAGGATgtgtattataattattggGAATATTACTAGGTATGAGAGTAATGGTACTAGTGTTATCTTTATATGTTACATGTTCATGATATTTTTGAAGACTAAATCTTAGCGTTTGATCTTTGTTTTTATACTCAGATTGGACTATACGTTCACTGTTAATACTATAACTGTTGAtacttttttgaaatatattatgtaacaTGCGTTCAATTtgtcttttgttttttcttctccTCGAATATTATCACCATATAGTTTTCTAGTTTTCGAAGAACCAAATTTAGTACGAGTAGTAGTAGGTCTGCGTAGATCTGTAAAAACCTTTAGGTAGTCCCTTATAAATATTCTACCATCTTCATCCTAAGGATACACACGTGGGCTACGATACGAGGTTCAATCAGAATAGACACCACAATAATAGGGGGATTTATCCATGGTTTTAATAAGTAGAACATTACAATCATgttcaaaataaatttttctttcattataATATCTTCTAATAAATTCCAAATTTTCGATAAAATAAGCTCTTATATAAGCAAACCATAATTCTATAAATTCACAATGACTTCTGCAAAATGGATCTAAATTACACTGATCTGGAAGATCTTTGTTTCGTGttttttagtttattaaaatattttctataattttattaaattattttctttctctGCAGAATTGATGATTGTTGTATTTTAGTTCAAACAGTTTTATATCATCAACTGACGGAATAACAGGGAAACCTCCATATTTATCAGGAGCCCAACGAAAGTACATGGGTAAAGGTGCTTCCAGTGCTTCCCATCTATCTAAACTAAAAAAGATTTCACATgtcaacttttttttaatgagaTAACTCCCTGATTCCAAGAATTTTCTCACGaaatcattttcattttggaTATTATTcaatcttttaattttatttgataCTTAACTTgtaatttgtataaattatgtagcatatatatgtttttgaACGACAGGTTGAGTTGTATAATTCCCCATTGTAAAAAGATTATGATATAGTAGCTAACCTTAAATTTATACTACAGCtgtttttttcccttttctgAGCATAAATAAATCGCaggaagaaataatatatatatgtttatgttgaCTTTGGAGAAAACCGCTAATTTACCACTTGGAATAATGAGATTTCAGTATTACGTACGAATAGGTATATAAGACAATcttaaagaaaaagtaataattcaATAATGCTAGTTTATTAAaactattatttaaaaattagtaTACATTAACTGAAGTTAGAACTATGTACGATTTAGAAGGAAGAAgtgtaaaataattcaatagattaacatttttttatattatcttgTTAAATGTTTGTTCCTTAAACAAATACATTGTATAaggacatatatatacaaacattgTTACGGTTATAGGCGTagttgatttttttttttttttttttgtgtatttcGAAAGATAGATCGTTTTTTATATTGGCTgtgcattattattatttgttctacgtttgtaatttattattcatataaaccattttagtaatatattaatttttttaattcattttaatattcaGTATATGAAATGCAAAGGCAGGATTTGATAAAATAAGAACTGTTCGAAGTTTTTTCTGTATTAGTGGTAAAGATATAgcattaaaatgaaattataactCCTAgccaatttttataaaatgcaattaaaaattatttattatatatattattttacggaacaatttaagtatattatcTTTTGTTACGTATCTATGTATTTCTATCTTTCcctattttaatttaaaatgtaattaagtttatatggactaaattttaattcattgAGTGAATAtttagtaatataaaaatagttggcaacatattcaaaaataggaaaaattgttttattacaTTAGCAACAAGTTAagttattcatattatatggttataaaaaggaaggttaaaaatattttgaatttgtattaaaaaagatatatcaaTCCCGTAAattagaataataaatatatatttcatttaataatataaataatcttGTAGCTTcgcaattattttatttaagtaTTGCTTGAAAATACTCaaatcaaaatattaaaaagttgtccttgtatattttcttttttaactttattaGACTATTTTATCACTACGTGAACTTCTACCTGTtgacaaatattattttaccatttaatataaaggtgatacattattttattatttcgttAAAACATGAGCTAACAAAAGagattttataataatatataaatataactaataaaacgaattattttgttgtaatacaaaaaaataatttgtaatttttatgattaaATCTAAATAAACGCTTATTTGATAAAGAATAATGTgcataatggaaaaaaaaaaaaaaaaaaatgttaattgtACCAAAATTTGAGAATAATTGTAcccataaaattttaaaatatttaagttgttatattatatatattatatatatatatatttaattaaaatattatatggaaattttttttttgtttgatttatttttattttttgtatttattttgtgcAATATTCGTACTctttcttatataattttatttttattaatttttaagcCATTTAAACCAtttcttattaaaattatactgcttaaaaaaattatacaaagaaaaatacatgaaAATAATTCATGGAATTTTcagatattatatatttaaattatatcatttGAGTATATCAGttacatttatgtaataaaaacaatatataatatgtataacatAATTGGTAATATAAGTTAACACAAAATGTGATATTATTTTGAGTATTATCTGAACATATATGGAAAGAGCTGTGTAAAAATTGTTTtcagatatatattttaaagtgtttgtctttttttttttttttgtaaatatgggaaattaattttgttgCTCAGTAATATACTCTTctataatttgttaaaatgtACTGGATACCTCTATGATATAGTAGTTTATACTTCTCGGCtcataataaataacacAGAATTAATAACAGTTTATGgtaatttttgaattttcctttatattcgtgttaataaataaattatttatttaaagtacaatattaaatattaaaaaagataagttaaatgtgttattttttcacataaaatattactaatatattactggaatatatatgaaaaataagttCACTTTGGAACTATAAATACGCATAAAATCAGTTCtatttagtattatttagtttgaaaatatatattacaatttttttttatataatatgtataaatgtacaatCTAGTAACTATGGTTATTTAATACTATAAAGAATGAACttgaaattataattatagttCACAGTATTTGATTATGGAGCCTATTATTATTGTGTTCTAATAGTACACATAGCTTTagagaattatatttatgaaaattatcataatatattttattatgcatatgttttccttttaatatattcttatatatatgtatatatacagaaTAGCAACATGctataaaaagaagaagttGGATTTATAGGAAATTCCAtctacaataaaataaattatacgtGTTTATTTTATCACGATTTACAACATGTATTGAGACtgttatgttttattaaattttatataatcttATTTGATTGTATATAGTCATtctatgtataatatatttaatatccAATCTTGTTCTAACACTGATCTTTCGAAAATTTAGTCCCACAGAGTTTATCACATGTCTGAAGTTTGGCTATCcttgtattaaaataattgtttatgtattaattctacattaatatataacatatttttattattaccaatttttagtatatataaggaaatttttattttttcgtgcGACAAAGCGATAAagttatgcatatttatttatttgaattgcccttacaagtatatatattatatggatGCATTCACCATATAAAGTATTAcgtatattatgttattcttgacaaattattttaaaattgtttatgtaattaatactaacatatttttatatttgagcaatctttaataaatgacgtataaaaattcttaaaataattatattttcatttaatatatatttttttactttgtttAATTAGTTAACAGTAGCCTTTATATAAGCACCTTTTATTGCTAAAATGATTCTTATAATGCTATTACTACTgcgctattattattaaaaaaatatattcgaaaaaatctgttttttttggtatttttttaaaatttagttCAATTAACTTGTTAAGgatgttatattatatatacaacgATATCAATTATTGAGATTTTGTAAAATGGAATTCTAAATAAGGTATAATATTTAGTAATCCGTGTCGCAAGAATATGTATGATCGATTTTTAGAACCGTGACTCATTTGatcattttgtttatacaaatatttctacgtatttttatgttttattttattttattttattttttttcatattttataggtaactgaattttattataataatagtatataCAATTTCAAAGTTAATGCTATAATATGaactaatattttataacaattttgCAGATGTGCATTAGGTTTTTCGAACATTTTGTACTCAtttagaaagaaaaatatattataataataaaaaacaaaaatatgaatatttaatatttttgaaaaaagttttatatttgattattatgtaaagaatatgaatgcatattttttttccatatagtaataagtataaaaagtatgttttataattcttattaatatatgttaaaatatttcttaatattttaatgagttatttgaaataacgaaataatTGATAAAGCAtggtaaataatatatttttcaacgTACAATTaacaaacaaaatatataaatatcgtttttttttaataaaaggtATTATATCATCACTTTATATTAGAGTACATCGCCTATAGATGAATTGAATTCATCAAGCGGATGTACTAATAGTTTAGTTTACACGTCTATTGCATCAACAAATTTGCtattgaattattttttatacaccgatataaaatgtaaaggagttaataattaaaaattgtataatatggatatgttaatatatagcTAGTTCAGTTGTAATGTAGAGGCATCGTACTAATGTTAtgggaaaaattaattagtataatttatatattttataactttatCTCACATTTAAATGacacatattattttttcttttctcttttgtTTATTAAGTACAGTAGTCAAATTGTGAATTTATGTAAGTAATggaaatttctttttttatatgatggATACTATATAAAAGTACAGGAACATAGAATACTTTAACGATAACTTGAGTATTCAAATTtagcaataaaaaaaaatgtattttttgataatataattttacgtTAATTTTATTGCTTATGTAGAATAAATTAACTTTTATTCacattttgttataataaaaattaatatatttgtagtcacataatatatatttttgacttttttcaatattattcatataaatatgaaatgtCATAGTTCATTAAATTATCTGCATGGCACAAgaatttatgtgtatatatattcttctaaaacgtgaaaaatgatatttataaaaacatcCTTATTTTCATTCATTAATTACGCAAAAATGGTGAGTTTTATCACTTAATCTGTAATTGTTTGTTCTATTAATTGAATAAATCTAGTGTATTTGTTAAGagataattattttagaGATTTTGCTAATTCatgataatgaaatataatctGAGATGAAGCTTGCATATAATTTAGatactattttaaatttattaatacatttaaaaactATATAACTATATGTATGATTTCTCCTTCTTCTATGCCTTATCTAATAATTATAGCATAcgatatatttcattttattatttata comes from Plasmodium malariae genome assembly, chromosome: 7 and encodes:
- the PmUG01_07048400 gene encoding PIR protein, whose product is MSSIEECSDCNTYCSEFNNKKGTKKIYPDDFENTCKKILRNLFKLSDVLKSEKSARDRCSYLSYWTYEQLWKKFTNPNSEEARASIHKLHEVLLKFNNIEKLRNQPCHIYLTESFASLKEKKELHDFFKSFDYLKNKLKSVTSEKEKYCEYITRILELYKQNIRDCCTYFFENSSRNTCEEYLKCEKRYYPYELLSILDCSSKSSYKKPEEFFEELAIDREVILRSRYSNELTCQGFMCDPFRVVITIGFALLGIFFLHFLYYKITHSGTKSYDDIYGYKNVYNFLVSRDTAFEERLQREHDISPRRGINLAYYST